The proteins below come from a single Mangifera indica cultivar Alphonso chromosome 16, CATAS_Mindica_2.1, whole genome shotgun sequence genomic window:
- the LOC123199345 gene encoding pentatricopeptide repeat-containing protein At4g39530-like, with product MRHLTQHLKQRCNAITFKQSFSFSNLAEQNQPSLLYLRKRRDLAHLLQLPLTENCNRNLCCEQVHAQVFVNGLHSDTFLGNLMLHNYSKRKKLSYVCNLFDKMCERNLVSWSSMVSMYTQSGYHEKALMVFIGFLKNFDGRPNEYILASVVRACTQLGGGRDLGEQIHGFVIKSGFDQDVYVGTSLVDFYAKSGCIDDAKMVFDGLVVKSSVSWTTIISGYVKSGGSDVSLKLFSEMRQTDVVPDKYVLSSVISACSMLEFVSGGKQIHAYVLRRGTEMDVSVVNVLIDFYTKCGRVKIARRLFDEMVVKNVISWTTMIAGYMQNSFDMEAMKLFSEMTRSGWKPDNFACTSVLTSCGSLVALEQGRQVHAYSIKTNLEFDNFVKNGLIDMYAKCDSLSDARGVFNLMDDHNVVSYNAMIEGYSKQEKLSEALDLFHEMRLSVVPPSLLTFVSILGLSAALSTLALSRQIHGLIIKYGVSFDLFTGSSLIDVYSKCSCIKEARMIFEEMNEKDIVVWNAMLFGYTQQSENEEALKLYLELQLSRQRRNEFTFAALITAASNLASLQHGQQFHSHLIKLGLEFDPFVTNALIDMYAKCGSFAEAHKTFSSTIWKDVACWNSMISTYAHHGEAKEALLLFEEMMKYGLKPNYVTFVGVLSACSHAGLVDEGLCHFESMAGFGIVPGTEHYACVVSLLGRAGKLNQAVEFIEKMPIEPAAAVWRSLLSACRTSGNVELGKYAAGMAISIDPTDSGSYTLLSNIFADKGMWADAKRVRERMDSDGVMKEPGRSWIGLNNEVHAFIARDKTHCEADQMYSVLDNLILQIKGIGYVPDTTTLLLND from the coding sequence ATGCGTCACTTAACTCAGCATCTAAAACAACGCTGTAATGCAATTACATTCAAACAATCCTTCAGCTTTTCCAACTTGGCCGAGCAAAACCAACCATCTCTTCTATACCTTAGAAAGCGGCGCGATTTGGCTCACCTCTTACAGCTCCCCTTAACAGAGAATTGTAACCGCAATTTGTGCTGTGAACAGGTTCACGCTCAAGTTTTCGTTAATGGGTTACACTCTGATACGTTTCTTGGGAATCTTATGTTGCATAACTATTCAAAGCGGAAAAAATTGagttatgtttgtaatttgtttgataaaatgtgTGAGAGGAATTTGGTTTCTTGGTCTTCCATGGTTTCTATGTATACCCAGTCAGGGTATCATGAAAAAGCTTTGATGGTATTCATTGGTTTCTTAAAGAATTTTGATGGGCGGCCGAATGAGTATATTTTGGCGAGTGTTGTGCGTGCCTGCACACAGCTGGGTGGAGGCAGAGATTTGGGTGAGCAAATTCATGGTTTTGTTATTAAGAGTGGTTTTGATCAAGATGTTTACGTGGGTACTTCTTTGGTTGATTTTTATGCAAAGAGTGGGTGTATAGATGATGCGAAAATGGTTTTTGATGGTTTAGTGGTGAAAAGTAGTGTTAGTTGGACTACAATCATAAGTGGGTATGTGAAAAGTGGGGGGAGTGACGTGTCATTGAAGTTGTTTAGTGAAATGAGACAGACTGATGTTGTTCCTGATAAATATGTATTGTCGAGTGTGATAAGTGCTTGCTCAATGCTTGAGTTTGTATCGGGTGGGAAGCAAATTCATGCTTATGTGTTGAGGAGAGGAACAGAAATGGATGTTTCAGTGGTTAATGTGCTGATAGATTTTTACACAAAGTGCGGGAGGGTGAAAATTGCTAGGAGGCTTTTTGATGAGATGGTAGTTAAGAATGTTATTTCATGGACCACAATGATTGCCGGGTACATGCAGAATTCATTTGATATGGAAGCCATGAAACTGTTTTCAGAAATGACAAGATCAGGCTGGAAGCCTGATAACTTTGCTTGCACAAGTGTTCTTACATCATGTGGTTCCCTTGTCGCATTAGAGCAGGGAAGACAAGTGCATGCTTACTCCATCAAGACCAATCTTGAGTTTgacaattttgttaaaaatggtttgattgatatgtatgcaaaatgtgATTCCTTGAGTGATGCAAGAGGAGTTTTCAATCTTATGGATGATCACAATGTGGTCTCTTACAATGCAATGATTGAAGGATACTCAAAACAAGAGAAGCTGTCTGAAGCATTGGATCTTTTCCATGAGATGAGGCTTAGTGTTGTGCCCCCTAGCCTTTTGACATTTGTTAGTATCCTTGGTTTATCAGCTGCATTGTCTACCTTGGCATTGAGCAGGCAAATTCATGGTCTCATCATTAAGTATGGAGTCTCTTTCGACCTTTTTACTGGAAGTTCTCTAATAGATGTTTATTCCAAGTGCTCTTGTATTAAAGAGGCAAGAATGATATTTGAGGAGATGAATGAGAAAGATATTGTTGTGTGGAATGCAATGCTTTTTGGTTACACCCAACAGTCAGAAAATGAAGAGGCTCTCAAACTCTACTTAGAACTACAATTATCGAGACAAAGACGTAATGAATTTACTTTTGCTGCTCTAATAACAGCAGCTAGTAACCTAGCAAGTCTCCAACATGGTCAACAGTTCCATAGCCACCTGATTAAGCTGGGTTTGGAGTTTGATCCATTCGTTACAAATGCACTTATTGATATGTATGCTAAGTGTGGAAGCTTTGCAGAGGCTCATAAAACTTTTAGTTCCACAATTTGGAAAGATGTTGCTTGTTGGAATTCCATGATCTCAACATATGCACATCATGGAGAAGCCAAAGAAGCCCTTCTgttgtttgaagaaatgatGAAGTATGGACTAAAACCCAACTATGTTACATTTGTAGGTGTGCTCTCAGCATGTAGCCATGCTGGACTTGTAGACGAAGGACTCTGTCATTTTGAATCAATGGCCGGATTTGGAATTGTACCTGGGACAGAACATTATGCTTGTGTTGTTTCTCTATTGGGCCGTGCTGGTAAACTAAATCAGGCTGTAGAATTTATTGAGAAAATGCCCATAGAACCAGCAGCAGCTGTATGGAGAAGTTTGCTCAGTGCATGTAGAACTTCTGGTAATGTTGAACTGGGAAAATATGCAGCAGGGATGGCAATTTCCATTGATCCAACAGATAGTGGTTCTTATACTttactttcaaatatatttgCAGATAAAGGTATGTGGGCAGATGCCAAGAGGGTGAGAGAGAGAATGGACTCTGATGGGGTAATGAAAGAACCTGGTCGTAGTTGGATAGGATTGAATAATGAGGTGCATGCATTTATTGCAAGAGACAAAACTCATTGCGAGGCTGATCAAATGTATTCAGTTTTGGACAATTTGATTTTGCAAATTAAGGGAATTGGTTATGTTCCAGATACTACTACACTTCTGTTGAATGACTGA